One Phaseolus vulgaris cultivar G19833 chromosome 4, P. vulgaris v2.0, whole genome shotgun sequence DNA window includes the following coding sequences:
- the LOC137837335 gene encoding GATA transcription factor 9-like: MDMDVCRNVSVSSELPTLDDLFSHQNMEVDFGMEWLSVFVEDCFSSKPSCLLAPTGVQTTSTSSKPSSTMQRPQQSYCHLQNFVVPGKARSKRKRLSAPRTKHTLSTWSHNFSSEVLCSDPPLLKQAYWLADSELIVPKKKDEQEVKVEIVVRKEKLGECCDEVEVNNSSNNNNGQHPIPRRCTHCLSQRTPQWRAGPLGPKTLCNACGVRYKSGRLLPEYRPAKSPTFVSYLHSNSHKRVMEMRMSVLSSEK; this comes from the exons ATGGACATGGATGTTTGCCGAAATGTATCAGTTTCTAGTGAGCTTCCCACCCTTGATGACCTTTTCTCACATCAGAACATG GAAGTGGATTTTGGCATGGAATGGTTGTCTGTGTTTGTGGAAGACTGTTTTTCCAGTAAGCCAAGTTGCCTTTTGGCACCCACTGGTGTTCAAACCACAAGCACTAGCAGCAAGCCTTCGAGCACAATGCAAAGACCCCAACAAAGTTACTGTCATTTGCAGAATTTTGTTGTGCCAGGGAAAGCCAGGAGCAAGAGGAAGAGGCTTTCAGCACCTAGGACAAAACACACTCTAAGCACATGGTCGCATAATTTTAGCTCTGAAGTGTTGTGTTCTGACCCTCCTCTCTTGAAACAAGCCTATTGGTTGGCTGATAGTGAACTCATTGTCCCAAAGAAGAAGGATGAGCAAGAAGTGAAAGTGGAGATTGTGGTGAGGAAGGAGAAATTGGGGGAGTGTTGTGATGAGGTTGAAGTTAACaatagtagtaataataataatgggcAGCACCCAATTCCCAGAAGGTGCACACATTGTCTGTCTCAGAGGACCCCACAGTGGAGGGCAGGACCATTGGGTCCAAAGACACTATGTAATGCATGTGGTGTGAGGTACAAGTCTGGAAGGTTGTTGCCAGAGTATAGGCCAGCCAAGAGCCCTACTTTTGTTAGCTATTTGCattccaattcacacaagagaGTCATGGAGATGAGAATGAGTGTTCTATCTTCTGAGAAGTAG